In Gemmatimonadaceae bacterium, one DNA window encodes the following:
- a CDS encoding GvpL/GvpF family gas vesicle protein: MAQNPVGALQLFGIIAADPGARSPAPDTSLVPFRAIAAVVAPAAYQRPTLSDERIQAYAQTVEEAFRYAAILPAPPGTIFRSRSALGRWLELHYVTLSDALALLDGSSAARVTVRLRDELENDETVREWHLVATEIMRTLRGHASALSILDSTQGNQRVIGLASFLIERDRWSAFEAGVAAEGKRHPSLELGMTGPWPPYDFVKMQFTS; this comes from the coding sequence ATGGCGCAGAATCCTGTAGGCGCGCTGCAGCTCTTCGGCATAATCGCCGCCGATCCCGGCGCCCGCTCGCCGGCGCCCGACACCTCGCTCGTGCCGTTTCGCGCGATCGCGGCGGTCGTGGCGCCCGCGGCTTACCAGCGCCCGACCCTGAGCGACGAGCGAATCCAGGCATACGCCCAGACGGTCGAGGAAGCCTTCCGGTACGCGGCCATACTACCCGCTCCGCCCGGAACGATCTTCCGCTCGCGTTCGGCGCTCGGGCGCTGGCTCGAGCTGCATTACGTGACCCTGAGCGACGCGCTCGCCCTCTTGGACGGGAGCAGCGCGGCGCGCGTGACGGTGCGGCTGCGGGACGAGCTTGAGAACGACGAGACGGTCCGGGAGTGGCACCTGGTGGCGACCGAGATAATGCGTACGCTCCGCGGCCATGCCTCGGCGCTGTCCATCCTGGACTCGACACAGGGCAACCAGAGAGTGATCGGCCTCGCGTCATTCCTGATCGAGCGGGATCGCTGGTCCGCGTTCGAGGCGGGCGTCGCGGCCGAAGGCAAGCGCCATCCCAGCCTGGAGCTCGGCATGACCGGACCCTGGCCGCCATACGACTTCGTGAAGATGCAGTTCACCAGCTGA
- a CDS encoding Fur family transcriptional regulator: MNSALESFASYLRDHNLPVTPQRLAIADVVLGSASHLSADDVARELKSRGAAAGLATVYRTIEVLLHSGLVVERDFGEGFKRYEPARDMPHHEHLLCSVCGRVTEFRDERLERMTTLIAEQHRFSRQGHRLVIYGTCAECRRGLT; this comes from the coding sequence GTGAACTCCGCGCTCGAGAGCTTCGCCTCGTACCTGCGGGACCACAACCTGCCGGTCACGCCGCAGCGGCTCGCTATCGCCGATGTGGTGCTCGGCTCCGCGAGCCACCTCTCGGCTGACGACGTGGCCCGGGAGCTGAAGAGCAGGGGTGCCGCCGCGGGGCTGGCCACGGTGTACAGGACGATCGAGGTGCTGCTCCACAGCGGGCTGGTCGTCGAGCGGGACTTTGGAGAAGGGTTCAAGCGGTACGAGCCGGCGCGGGACATGCCCCACCACGAGCACCTGCTGTGCTCCGTATGCGGCAGGGTCACGGAGTTCAGGGACGAGCGGCTGGAGCGGATGACGACGTTGATCGCGGAGCAGCACCGATTCTCCAGACAGGGACACCGTCTGGTGATCTACGGGACGTGCGCCGAGTGCAGGAGAGGACTTACGTAG
- a CDS encoding histone deacetylase — MTPAGAAFVSHSDCGRHDTGWSHPEHTGRLRAITRALRSEPELFHGVEHVEGRHAARDELALAHTAAYIDSVERMSAAGGGRFDADTLVSEGSWDAARAATGSVLTGVDLALAGATPRAFCAVRPPGHHAVADRAMGFCIFGSVAVAARYARTRHGLDRVLIVDWDVHHGNGTQALVESDAGIHFVSMHQWPWYPGTGPASDRGPHGNVWNVPMAGGLAAEAYVDALRSATDAATRGFTPDLVLVSAGFDCLAGDPLGGFTLESEHIADLTTWIVARAEDWCGGRVVSALEGGYAPDRVAAAAVEHLKVLAA; from the coding sequence CTGACGCCGGCCGGGGCCGCCTTCGTCTCGCACTCCGACTGCGGGCGGCACGACACCGGGTGGAGCCACCCCGAGCACACCGGCCGGCTGCGCGCGATCACACGAGCGCTCCGCTCCGAGCCGGAGCTGTTCCACGGAGTCGAGCACGTCGAAGGCCGGCATGCCGCGCGCGACGAGCTCGCTCTGGCGCACACCGCCGCGTACATCGACAGCGTCGAGCGCATGAGCGCGGCGGGTGGCGGGCGGTTCGACGCCGACACGCTGGTCAGCGAAGGCTCGTGGGACGCCGCCCGCGCGGCGACCGGCTCGGTCCTCACGGGCGTCGATCTCGCGCTCGCGGGCGCGACACCCCGCGCGTTTTGCGCGGTGCGGCCGCCGGGACACCATGCGGTCGCGGACCGCGCGATGGGGTTCTGCATCTTCGGATCAGTCGCGGTCGCCGCCAGGTACGCGCGCACGAGGCACGGGCTCGACCGCGTGCTGATCGTCGATTGGGACGTGCATCACGGCAACGGGACGCAGGCTCTCGTGGAGAGCGATGCCGGAATTCACTTCGTCTCCATGCATCAGTGGCCGTGGTATCCAGGCACCGGCCCCGCGAGCGATCGCGGTCCGCACGGCAACGTGTGGAACGTGCCAATGGCCGGAGGGCTGGCGGCCGAGGCGTACGTGGACGCGTTGCGGTCCGCGACCGACGCGGCCACCCGCGGCTTCACGCCCGACCTGGTCCTGGTGTCGGCGGGGTTCGATTGCCTCGCCGGCGATCCGCTCGGCGGCTTTACACTCGAGTCGGAGCACATCGCCGATCTTACGACGTGGATCGTGGCGCGCGCGGAGGACTGGTGCGGCGGCCGGGTGGTGAGCGCGCTGGAAGGGGGTTACGCGCCCGATCGCGTGGCAGCCGCCGCGGTCGAGCATCTCAAGGTGCTCGCCGCGTGA
- a CDS encoding response regulator, with translation MSLSDDSAGSRPHLLLVEDNTDVTDALRIFFEHSGYRVSAAANVAEAVQVGVHDTPRVVLLDVSLGDGEDGMEILHRWRECGVAQPRVIALTGHADEATRERCAAAGCEAVLLKPTTTADLLAAVKAAT, from the coding sequence ATCTCGCTGTCTGACGATAGCGCGGGCTCGCGGCCGCACCTGCTGCTGGTCGAGGACAACACCGACGTGACCGACGCGCTGCGCATTTTCTTCGAGCACAGCGGCTACAGGGTCAGCGCGGCGGCCAACGTGGCGGAAGCGGTGCAGGTCGGCGTGCACGACACGCCCCGGGTCGTGCTGCTCGACGTCTCGCTCGGAGACGGCGAGGACGGGATGGAGATCCTGCACCGCTGGCGCGAGTGCGGCGTCGCGCAGCCGCGCGTCATCGCGCTGACCGGTCACGCGGACGAGGCTACCCGGGAACGTTGCGCCGCGGCGGGATGCGAGGCGGTCCTGCTCAAGCCCACGACGACGGCCGATCTGCTGGCGGCCGTCAAAGCAGCTACGTAA
- a CDS encoding ABC transporter ATP-binding protein has translation MVLSSAVWSVIPWLLRQALDAMGAGEPARVAWRYAGTIAVVAVVGGALRYGMRELLNGASRRIEFDLRNDLFARLTTLDTSYFGATRTGDIMARLTNDLGAVRMAVGPAVMYLTNTIFGGVFAIAFMLRINALLTALALLPMVLLPVIGIRMGKALHDRFEAVQEHFSTLTTRAQENLAGARIVRAYRQEDAEIERFARLNDEYLVRNMSLVRLWGILHPVFGLLAGIATAIVLGIGGLLAMRGVFSIGSFVAFSLYLAMLMWPLIALGWVINLFQRGEASMGRLHEILDSRSALAGHATGPVPLAAGGRRIEFRGVGFHYPAPEGEQPRWVLRDVSFICEPGQTVGIAGATGSGKSALMDLIPRLYDPQEGEILLDGVPLRELDLEALRAEIGYVTQESLVFSDTIAANLGYGARSERDWMEAARLAQLAETVSEFPARYETMLGERGINLSGGQKQRVTLARALARRPAVLLLDDALSAVDTRTEADILGALQSVRDTRSAIIASHRVSALRGADHIVVLDGGRAVEHGRHAELLARGGRYWSLLRRQQLVDSIEEVGEQHLAASVASPTID, from the coding sequence GTGGTCCTTTCGTCGGCCGTTTGGAGCGTAATCCCCTGGCTGCTGAGACAGGCGCTGGACGCCATGGGCGCGGGTGAGCCGGCCCGAGTCGCATGGCGATACGCGGGCACGATTGCCGTAGTCGCGGTCGTGGGCGGCGCGCTGCGCTACGGGATGCGCGAGCTGCTCAACGGCGCGAGCCGGCGCATCGAGTTCGACCTCCGGAACGACCTGTTCGCGCGGCTGACGACGCTCGACACCTCGTATTTCGGCGCGACGAGGACGGGCGACATCATGGCGCGGCTGACCAACGACCTTGGCGCCGTGCGGATGGCCGTCGGTCCCGCCGTGATGTACCTCACCAACACCATCTTCGGCGGCGTGTTCGCCATCGCCTTCATGCTGCGGATCAACGCGCTCCTCACCGCGCTCGCGCTGCTGCCGATGGTGCTGCTCCCGGTGATCGGAATCCGGATGGGCAAGGCGCTGCACGACAGGTTCGAGGCGGTGCAGGAGCACTTCTCCACGCTTACAACGCGGGCGCAGGAAAACCTCGCGGGCGCTCGCATCGTCCGGGCATACCGGCAGGAGGACGCGGAGATCGAGCGCTTCGCGCGGCTGAACGACGAGTACCTCGTCCGGAACATGTCGCTGGTGCGGCTCTGGGGCATTCTGCACCCGGTGTTCGGGCTCCTGGCGGGGATCGCGACCGCAATCGTCCTCGGAATCGGCGGGCTCCTCGCGATGCGCGGGGTATTCAGCATCGGCTCGTTCGTCGCGTTCAGCCTGTACCTCGCGATGCTGATGTGGCCGCTGATCGCACTGGGGTGGGTGATCAACTTGTTCCAGCGCGGCGAAGCGTCGATGGGACGGCTGCACGAGATCCTGGACTCCCGCTCCGCGCTGGCAGGGCATGCCACCGGGCCGGTGCCGCTCGCGGCCGGCGGCCGCCGAATCGAGTTCCGCGGCGTCGGCTTCCACTATCCCGCGCCCGAGGGAGAGCAGCCGCGCTGGGTCCTCCGCGACGTCTCGTTCATCTGCGAGCCGGGCCAAACCGTCGGGATCGCCGGCGCGACGGGCAGCGGAAAGAGCGCGCTCATGGATCTCATCCCCCGGCTGTACGACCCGCAGGAAGGGGAGATTCTCCTGGACGGAGTTCCGCTGCGCGAGCTCGATCTGGAGGCGCTGCGCGCGGAGATCGGTTACGTGACGCAGGAGAGCCTGGTATTCAGCGACACGATCGCGGCCAACCTGGGGTACGGCGCGCGCAGCGAGCGCGACTGGATGGAAGCCGCCCGCCTGGCTCAGCTGGCCGAGACCGTCTCGGAGTTTCCGGCGCGGTACGAGACCATGCTGGGGGAGCGCGGGATCAACCTCTCCGGCGGCCAGAAGCAACGGGTGACGCTGGCCCGCGCTCTCGCGCGCCGGCCCGCCGTGCTGCTGCTGGACGACGCCCTGTCGGCGGTGGATACGCGGACGGAGGCGGACATCCTCGGCGCCCTCCAGTCGGTGCGAGACACGCGGTCGGCGATCATCGCCTCCCATCGCGTGAGCGCGTTGCGCGGCGCCGATCACATCGTCGTGCTCGATGGGGGGCGCGCGGTGGAGCACGGGCGGCACGCCGAGCTGCTGGCACGCGGAGGCCGGTACTGGTCGCTGCTCCGGCGGCAACAGCTCGTCGATTCGATCGAGGAGGTCGGGGAGCAACATCTGGCGGCTTCGGTGGCGAGCCCTACTATTGATTGA
- a CDS encoding magnesium transporter CorA family protein produces the protein METATRPEPEVTRETAAAAPASAPRTVYLDASGRPAQLRTADEIRAALASGTRSMWVDLDATDPDETALLSDPFNFHPVSIEEARNPETRVKVEEFDDYLFVIVRTVGFQERTEDDPYDLATVNLACFLGRNFLVTARGGNTSALDELLATAAAKPHLLAAGPARLLHLVLNEAVDEFFPILDRIEEFLDDLEERVFAQYDQATLRDIFSIKRLVLTLRRHLAPERDVFTTLANRPNAFLTTDAQRYFRDSYDKVLRINDGLETYRELLSNTLESYLMQISNRLGNITKTLSIVATISVPFVVVSGMWGMNVIVPFANEAHGFWTLLGVQLALGALLLLGLRWRRIL, from the coding sequence ATGGAGACAGCCACCAGACCGGAGCCGGAAGTAACGCGCGAGACCGCCGCCGCGGCGCCGGCGTCGGCGCCCCGCACCGTCTACCTGGATGCCTCGGGCAGGCCCGCCCAACTCCGCACCGCGGACGAGATTCGCGCGGCGCTCGCGTCCGGCACGCGCTCGATGTGGGTGGACCTGGACGCGACCGATCCAGACGAGACGGCGCTGCTCTCCGACCCGTTCAACTTTCACCCGGTCTCGATAGAAGAGGCGAGGAATCCCGAGACCCGGGTCAAGGTCGAGGAGTTCGACGACTACCTGTTCGTGATCGTCCGCACGGTGGGCTTTCAGGAGCGGACCGAGGATGACCCCTACGACCTCGCGACCGTGAACCTCGCCTGCTTCCTTGGCAGGAACTTTCTGGTCACGGCGCGGGGCGGGAACACCTCCGCGCTCGACGAGCTGCTCGCCACGGCCGCCGCGAAGCCGCACCTGCTCGCCGCCGGCCCCGCGCGACTGCTCCATCTTGTCCTCAATGAGGCGGTCGACGAGTTTTTCCCGATACTCGACCGCATCGAGGAGTTTCTCGACGATCTCGAGGAGCGCGTGTTCGCCCAGTACGACCAGGCGACTCTGCGCGACATCTTCAGCATCAAGCGGCTGGTGCTCACCCTCCGCCGGCATCTGGCTCCCGAGCGCGACGTGTTCACCACCCTCGCCAACCGGCCGAACGCCTTTCTCACCACCGACGCCCAGCGGTACTTCCGCGACAGCTACGACAAGGTGCTCCGGATCAACGACGGGCTTGAGACGTACCGCGAGCTCCTGAGCAACACACTCGAGAGTTACCTGATGCAGATCTCCAATCGTCTCGGGAACATCACGAAGACGCTGAGCATCGTCGCGACGATCAGCGTACCGTTCGTCGTGGTGAGCGGCATGTGGGGGATGAACGTGATCGTTCCGTTCGCGAACGAGGCGCACGGGTTCTGGACGCTGCTCGGGGTCCAGCTCGCGCTCGGTGCGCTGCTTCTGCTCGGATTGAGATGGCGCAGAATCCTGTAG
- a CDS encoding serine/threonine-protein kinase: protein MFCPSCGHWNRSEAARCTQCSELLPPVPRRADAPPDPEISTLRRVTGGRYAITHRLGGGGMANVYYGIHLALDRPVVVKMLHPHLARDPEMRERFRREAESASQLVHPHVCPIIDYGSASEMVYLVMPYLARGTLGDRISEHRALTPDTVAAVAAQVACALDYAHRHGIVHRDIKPDNIMFDEDEHAMVTDFGIATAHFRSRVTGTGNVMGTPHYMSPEQVRGRILDGRSDLYTVGVVMYEALLGFPPFDGADVYSISYKHVHETAVSPEVVDSRIPAALAAIIMRCLAKSPADRYARGHELADALLSWLPTGESAAAIRAARIARRPTPAGVF from the coding sequence ATGTTCTGTCCATCCTGCGGGCACTGGAACCGGAGCGAGGCCGCTCGCTGCACGCAGTGCAGCGAGCTGCTTCCCCCTGTCCCGCGCCGCGCCGACGCGCCGCCGGATCCGGAGATCTCCACCCTCAGGCGGGTGACCGGCGGGCGGTACGCCATCACGCACCGCCTGGGCGGCGGCGGCATGGCGAACGTGTACTACGGGATTCATCTCGCGCTCGACCGGCCAGTGGTGGTCAAGATGCTGCACCCGCATCTGGCGCGGGACCCGGAGATGCGCGAGCGGTTTCGCCGCGAAGCGGAGTCCGCTTCGCAGCTGGTGCATCCGCACGTGTGCCCGATCATTGACTACGGCTCGGCGTCGGAGATGGTTTATCTGGTGATGCCGTACCTCGCGAGAGGCACGCTGGGCGACCGTATCTCGGAGCACCGCGCGCTCACACCGGATACGGTCGCGGCGGTCGCGGCCCAGGTAGCGTGCGCGCTGGACTACGCCCACCGCCACGGGATAGTGCACCGCGACATCAAGCCCGACAACATCATGTTCGACGAAGACGAGCATGCGATGGTGACGGACTTCGGAATCGCCACCGCCCACTTCCGCAGCCGGGTGACGGGCACGGGCAACGTGATGGGCACGCCGCACTACATGTCTCCGGAGCAGGTGCGCGGCCGGATACTCGACGGCCGCAGCGATCTGTACACCGTGGGCGTCGTGATGTACGAGGCGCTGCTCGGGTTCCCGCCGTTCGACGGGGCGGACGTCTATTCGATCAGCTACAAGCACGTGCACGAGACCGCGGTGTCGCCGGAAGTGGTGGACTCGCGGATTCCCGCCGCGCTCGCGGCGATCATCATGCGGTGTCTGGCCAAGTCTCCGGCCGACCGGTACGCGCGCGGGCACGAGTTGGCGGACGCACTGCTGAGCTGGCTCCCCACCGGTGAGTCAGCGGCCGCGATCCGCGCCGCCCGAATCGCCCGGAGGCCGACTCCCGCCGGCGTCTTCTAG
- a CDS encoding HAMP domain-containing sensor histidine kinase, translating into MSVTQLEKTSPWELHLTALENQSLEAMRLINELRVRDSLKTQFLSNISHDLRTPLTAIVTHAEILRDGMIGEVNEQQRRSIDGIIAGGRQVLNMVNEILTYAKGSANQLDLVISEFSLEDLIEQIRILNTSLLARKNLEFSSSVEGEVPLLRADRQKIAHILGNLLGNAIAFTPAGGRIWVNGRMVVHEERPELVIEVGDTGVGIAPEHHDLIFREFAQVDASPSRAHHGTGLGLTIARQLVEVHGGRIWLESELGRGSRFFFSVPSSYLAV; encoded by the coding sequence ATGAGCGTGACGCAGCTCGAGAAAACTTCCCCCTGGGAACTGCATCTTACCGCCCTCGAGAATCAGAGCCTCGAGGCGATGCGGCTGATCAACGAGCTGCGGGTCCGCGACTCGCTCAAGACGCAGTTCCTGTCCAACATCTCGCACGACCTGCGCACGCCGCTCACCGCCATCGTGACGCACGCCGAGATCCTCCGTGACGGCATGATCGGCGAGGTCAACGAGCAGCAGCGCCGGAGCATAGACGGCATCATCGCGGGCGGCCGGCAGGTGCTCAACATGGTAAACGAGATCCTGACCTACGCCAAAGGCTCGGCCAATCAGCTCGACCTGGTGATCAGCGAGTTCTCGCTGGAGGATCTCATCGAGCAGATACGCATCCTCAACACGTCGCTGCTCGCGCGCAAGAATCTGGAGTTCAGCTCTTCGGTCGAGGGCGAAGTTCCGCTGCTCCGCGCCGACAGGCAGAAGATCGCGCACATCCTCGGGAATCTTCTCGGCAATGCCATCGCGTTCACTCCGGCCGGCGGCCGGATCTGGGTGAACGGCCGCATGGTTGTCCACGAGGAGAGGCCGGAGCTGGTGATCGAGGTCGGCGACACGGGGGTCGGCATCGCCCCCGAGCATCACGATCTGATCTTTCGCGAATTCGCGCAGGTGGACGCTTCCCCGTCGCGCGCGCATCACGGCACCGGGCTCGGCCTCACGATCGCGCGGCAGCTCGTCGAGGTGCACGGCGGCCGGATCTGGCTCGAGAGCGAGCTCGGCCGCGGCAGTCGCTTTTTCTTTTCCGTCCCCAGCTCCTATCTCGCTGTCTGA
- the priA gene encoding primosomal protein N', producing the protein MTRADPGTLIEVALPLPLFQTFTYLVDDSLANPVTVGSRVVVPFRQRRQIGVCVRLGAERRPGTRIKKVLDAPDPEPVVADDLVFLCNWIAEYYVAPPGAALRLALPVLLTGADAPRPKPRTRRILRITGEPPSLIEREAIFGRAKQQRALFEAIESLGGSSSAEHLRDQLGFTPAVIAGLEKRGLVTVEEEVVARDPFLSRAIVPAPPLEPTSAQRSAIEALSAASGAETFLLHGVTGSGKTLVYIELLRAVLGRGKSAIVLVPEIALTPQTVDRFRGAFGDAVAVLHSALSDGERYDAWLALKRGEKRIAVGARSAVFAPVSDLGAIIVDEEHEASYKQGEAPRYHAREVAIMRAHEAGAVVVLGSATPSLESWVNAEAGKYRLLRLPDRVAGGKLPRVEIVNLRRRFSGGNGTGPAPATDYERAISPELDEALHARLALKQQSILLLNRRGYASFIQCDECGYVAVCPNCSITLTHHRTPERLVCHYCLHQEDPAANCARCGGTTLRQRGIGTQRVERLLGERFPAAGIARMDVDTTSGKWAHVEILDRVASGEVDILLGTQMIAKGLDFANVTLVGVVDADVGINLPDFRASERCFQLLSQVAGRAGRGPKGGSVIIQTRVPEHHAVVHALTHDYDAFVAAEIEGRREPAYPPFVRLANIVFSAVEESAAMELATSAAEWMSQLLVAGQVEGITLVGPAPCPIERIKNRWRWHLLLKSSQPGTLTRALRFFAERFEPATATAQRRITIDRDPVSLL; encoded by the coding sequence GTGACGCGAGCCGATCCCGGGACGCTGATCGAAGTCGCGCTGCCGCTGCCGCTCTTCCAGACGTTCACGTATCTCGTAGACGACTCGCTGGCCAATCCCGTGACGGTGGGATCCCGCGTCGTGGTGCCGTTCCGGCAGCGGCGGCAGATAGGAGTCTGCGTGCGGCTGGGGGCCGAGCGAAGACCGGGGACACGCATCAAGAAGGTCCTGGACGCGCCCGATCCCGAACCTGTCGTCGCGGACGATCTCGTCTTCCTCTGCAACTGGATCGCGGAGTACTACGTGGCGCCGCCCGGCGCGGCGCTCCGGCTGGCGCTGCCGGTGCTGCTGACCGGCGCCGACGCGCCGCGGCCGAAGCCGCGCACGCGCCGCATCCTCCGAATCACCGGCGAGCCGCCATCGCTCATCGAGCGGGAGGCGATCTTCGGCCGGGCGAAGCAGCAGCGCGCGCTGTTCGAGGCGATCGAATCCCTGGGCGGATCCAGCAGCGCGGAGCACCTTCGCGACCAGCTGGGGTTCACGCCCGCGGTCATCGCGGGGCTGGAGAAGCGCGGGCTCGTAACGGTGGAGGAAGAAGTAGTCGCGCGCGACCCGTTCCTGTCGCGCGCGATCGTGCCGGCCCCGCCGTTGGAGCCGACCAGCGCGCAGCGGAGCGCGATCGAGGCGCTGTCGGCCGCGTCCGGCGCCGAGACGTTCCTGCTGCACGGAGTGACCGGGAGCGGGAAGACGCTGGTGTACATCGAGCTGCTGCGCGCCGTCCTCGGCCGCGGGAAGTCGGCGATCGTGCTGGTGCCCGAGATCGCGCTCACGCCCCAGACGGTGGACCGTTTCCGCGGCGCGTTCGGCGACGCCGTCGCGGTGCTGCATTCCGCCTTGAGCGACGGCGAGCGGTACGACGCGTGGCTCGCGCTCAAGCGGGGCGAGAAGCGGATCGCGGTCGGCGCGCGGTCGGCGGTGTTCGCGCCGGTGAGCGATCTCGGCGCGATCATCGTGGACGAGGAGCACGAGGCGAGCTACAAGCAGGGCGAGGCGCCGCGCTATCACGCGCGCGAAGTCGCGATCATGCGGGCGCACGAGGCTGGCGCAGTCGTGGTGCTCGGAAGCGCGACGCCGTCGCTCGAGAGCTGGGTGAACGCGGAAGCGGGGAAGTACCGGCTGCTGCGGCTGCCGGACAGGGTGGCGGGAGGGAAGCTCCCGCGGGTCGAGATCGTCAACCTCCGCCGGCGGTTCTCCGGCGGCAACGGGACCGGCCCCGCGCCCGCCACCGATTACGAGCGCGCGATCAGCCCCGAGCTGGACGAGGCGCTGCACGCGCGGCTCGCGCTCAAGCAGCAGAGCATCCTGCTGCTCAACCGGCGCGGGTACGCCTCGTTTATTCAGTGCGACGAGTGCGGCTACGTCGCCGTGTGTCCCAACTGCTCCATCACGCTCACCCATCACCGCACGCCCGAGCGCCTTGTCTGCCACTACTGCCTGCACCAGGAAGATCCCGCGGCGAATTGCGCCAGGTGCGGCGGGACGACGCTGCGCCAGCGCGGCATCGGCACGCAGCGCGTGGAGCGGCTGCTGGGGGAGCGGTTTCCCGCGGCCGGGATCGCGCGCATGGACGTGGACACGACGAGCGGCAAGTGGGCGCACGTCGAGATACTCGACCGGGTGGCGTCGGGCGAAGTCGACATCCTGCTGGGCACGCAGATGATCGCCAAGGGACTCGATTTCGCGAACGTCACGCTAGTCGGAGTCGTGGACGCGGACGTCGGGATCAACCTGCCGGACTTTCGCGCCTCGGAGCGCTGCTTTCAGCTGCTGAGCCAGGTCGCGGGCCGCGCCGGCCGGGGACCGAAAGGCGGGAGCGTGATCATTCAGACGAGGGTTCCGGAGCACCACGCCGTGGTCCACGCGCTGACGCACGACTACGACGCGTTCGTCGCCGCGGAGATCGAAGGCCGCCGCGAGCCCGCGTACCCGCCGTTCGTGCGGCTCGCCAACATCGTGTTCAGCGCCGTCGAGGAGAGCGCCGCCATGGAGCTCGCGACCTCGGCGGCCGAGTGGATGTCGCAACTCCTGGTCGCGGGGCAGGTGGAGGGGATCACCCTCGTGGGGCCGGCGCCGTGCCCGATCGAGCGGATCAAGAACCGGTGGCGGTGGCACCTCCTGCTGAAGTCGTCGCAGCCGGGAACGCTCACGCGCGCTCTGCGGTTCTTCGCGGAGCGCTTTGAGCCGGCGACGGCGACGGCGCAGCGGAGGATCACGATTGACAGGGATCCGGTGTCGCTCTTGTAA
- a CDS encoding dipeptide epimerase, with protein sequence MRVEHEILTLHTRNPFVIARGAYAEHVNVLVRLTAEDGEFGLGEAAPNAYYGESRQTAVEALERAAPLLARLRGDDVAAAEDELRAALPDARSVTAALSIALYDLAARRLSVPVYRMWGLDPGDAPRSSFTIPIGDPSVLEERVLRAAEYPILKIKLGAGDERRILEIVRGAAPRKALRVDANAAWSRARAMEMLPVLAEHDVELLEQPLAANDVDGLRELQSRTSIPIIADESCRIAHDVERLAGAVHGINIKLAKCGGLTEARRMISAARDRGMSVMAGCMIESSVGISGIAQIAPLLDYADLDGAALLADDPFTGVSIPEGRITFPEVPGIGVRRRDAT encoded by the coding sequence GTGCGCGTGGAGCATGAGATCCTCACGCTCCACACCCGTAACCCTTTCGTAATCGCGCGAGGCGCGTACGCGGAGCACGTGAATGTGCTCGTTCGGCTGACGGCCGAGGACGGCGAATTCGGGCTGGGCGAGGCGGCCCCGAACGCGTACTACGGAGAGAGCCGGCAGACCGCCGTGGAAGCGCTGGAGCGCGCGGCTCCGCTGCTCGCGCGGCTCCGCGGCGACGACGTCGCGGCCGCGGAGGACGAGCTTCGCGCCGCGCTGCCGGACGCGCGCTCGGTCACCGCGGCGCTGAGCATAGCGCTGTACGATCTGGCCGCCAGGCGCCTGTCGGTGCCGGTGTACCGGATGTGGGGGCTGGATCCGGGCGACGCACCGCGGTCGAGCTTCACGATCCCGATCGGAGATCCGTCGGTGCTGGAGGAGAGAGTGCTCCGCGCCGCGGAGTATCCCATTCTCAAGATCAAGCTCGGCGCCGGAGACGAGCGGCGCATTCTGGAGATCGTGCGCGGCGCCGCGCCGCGCAAGGCTCTCCGCGTGGACGCCAACGCGGCGTGGTCGCGCGCGCGCGCAATGGAGATGCTCCCGGTGCTCGCCGAGCACGACGTCGAGTTGCTGGAGCAGCCGCTGGCCGCGAACGACGTCGACGGGCTCCGCGAGCTGCAATCCCGCACCTCGATTCCGATCATCGCCGACGAATCCTGTCGCATCGCGCACGACGTCGAGCGGCTCGCGGGCGCGGTCCATGGAATCAACATCAAGCTTGCCAAGTGCGGGGGGCTCACCGAAGCGCGCCGCATGATCAGCGCGGCGCGCGACCGCGGCATGAGCGTCATGGCGGGCTGCATGATCGAGTCGAGCGTCGGGATATCCGGCATCGCTCAGATCGCGCCCCTGCTGGACTACGCGGATCTCGACGGCGCGGCGCTGCTGGCCGACGATCCGTTCACCGGCGTGTCCATTCCGGAAGGGCGCATCACCTTTCCGGAAGTTCCGGGAATCGGCGTGAGGAGAAGGGACGCGACGTGA